The Devosia sp. 1566 sequence CGTCGAGGTGGTGGACAACGGCCCCGGCATTCCCACCGGGGAGCGTACGCTCATTTTCGAGAAATTCAGCCGCGGCAAGCGGGGCCTCACCGAAAAAGGCGGCGCCGGCCTTGGCCTTGCCATTTCCCGCCAGATCGTCGAGCGCATGCACGGCACGCTCGAACTCGTCGATGGCCCCTTGCCGGGCGCTTGCTTCCGCGTGCAGCTGCAACTAGCTTGCTGATCCGGTGCTGAGGGGCAGACCGCCCTATACTGCGCCCTTCTGACCTATTCTGCCTATTTTGAACAATATCGCTTATCCATCGTTTATGCCGAACGCTGACACATATTGGAGCTGATGAATGGCCGAAAAGAAGGCGAACTCCGGACTATCCAAGCCTGTGGAGGTCGGTCCCGACCTGGTGCCGATTGTCGGCAAAGGCCCGATGTCCCGCCCCGACGTCACCAAGAAGGTCTGGGAATACATCAAGAAGAACGACCTTCAGGACCCCCAGAACAAGCGCAACATCAAGGCCGATGACAAGCTCAAGACCGTGTTCGGCGGCAAGGATACCGTCACCATGTTCGAGATGACAGCCCTGGTGTCCAAGCACCTCGGCTAGTTCTTCCGGCGGGCCGACCGTTTTCGGCGGGGCCCAGCCATTCCGATCAGGCCAGAACCTCGTCGCACAGCACCACTTGGGTGCCGAAGGCGCCGAGGCTCTGCGCCACCCCGCCGTCGGGCAGCCGGTCCGTGAACAGGCAGGTAATCTTGCTGAACGGCACCACCTTGACCGCCGCCTCGCGCGTCCACTTGCTGGCATCTGCCGCCAGAAAACTCAGGCGCGAATTTTCCACCAGCGTTGAGGTGATCTGGGCCTCGCTATAACTGAAGTCCAGCACCCCATTGCTGGGATGCAGGGCGCCTGCGCCAATAACCGCATAGGACGCATAGAACTTCTCGAAAAACCGCAGCACATCGGCGCCCACCACGTCGCGGTCATTGTGCCGCAACAGCCCGCCGGTGAGATGCACCTCGATCTGGGATGCATTACACAGCGTCAGCGCCACATCGATATTGTTGGTGACCACGGTGACCCCCGCATGCTCGCGCATCGCCTCGGCCACATATTGCACCGTACTCCCAATGCCCATGAACACGGTTGAGCCCGGCTCGATCGCCGCCGCGATACGCTTGCCAATGCGTTGCTTGGCGCCGCTGTTCTGCGCCACTCGGGCATGCACCGATATATTATGGGCTTCCACCGGCACGTCGGCGCCGCCATGGAAGCGCCGGGCAAAGCCCAGATCGCAAAGTGTGTTGATGTCGCGGCGGATTGTTTGCGTCGTCACGCGGTAGCGGGCAGCCAGGGTCTCGATATACTGAGCCCCTTCGGTTTCAATGCGAGCAAGAATGTCGCGTTGTCGGCCCGACAGCATGTTCAACCCCATCACGCACTAGCCTAGAAACACCTTCGGGTCGTCGGTGATCACGCCGGTTAGCCCCGCGGGCCAGAAGGACGCCAGGACCGAGGGCTCGTTGACCGTCCAGGCCCGTACTTTGACGCCGCGCTCGCGCGCTTGTTCCAGAAAGCCGATGCTGAGCGCCTTGTAGTCGAGGTGCACGCTGCTTGCCGGAATGGCCGCGAGCTGCTCGGCCCAATCCGCCGGCAGCTTGCT is a genomic window containing:
- a CDS encoding SWIB/MDM2 domain-containing protein, which gives rise to MAEKKANSGLSKPVEVGPDLVPIVGKGPMSRPDVTKKVWEYIKKNDLQDPQNKRNIKADDKLKTVFGGKDTVTMFEMTALVSKHLG
- a CDS encoding DeoR/GlpR family DNA-binding transcription regulator gives rise to the protein MGLNMLSGRQRDILARIETEGAQYIETLAARYRVTTQTIRRDINTLCDLGFARRFHGGADVPVEAHNISVHARVAQNSGAKQRIGKRIAAAIEPGSTVFMGIGSTVQYVAEAMREHAGVTVVTNNIDVALTLCNASQIEVHLTGGLLRHNDRDVVGADVLRFFEKFYASYAVIGAGALHPSNGVLDFSYSEAQITSTLVENSRLSFLAADASKWTREAAVKVVPFSKITCLFTDRLPDGGVAQSLGAFGTQVVLCDEVLA